The following proteins come from a genomic window of candidate division Zixibacteria bacterium HGW-Zixibacteria-1:
- a CDS encoding aldo/keto reductase, translating to MEYRHLGSSGLQVSALSFGAWVTFGNQIQVNEAYEIMKAAYDSGVNFFDNAEIYARGEAETIMGKVFKKAGWKRSDLVVSTKIFWGGNGVNDKGLSRKHIIEGTDAALARLQMDYVDMLFCHRPDIRTPIEETVRAMTHIINQGKAFYWGTSEWSAREIQQAYDIARQEHLIPPTMEQPQNNMFARDKIEQEYVLLYSGIGLGTTIWSPLASGILTGKYNSGMPDSTRFSLKGYEWLKNRLESDEGKAQIEKVRKMTAMAGEIGCTMAQMALAWCLKNHNVSTVITGATKPEQVIENMKALDAVERLTPDVMQSIEQILANKPAGAIDFRTAFD from the coding sequence ATGGAATATCGTCATCTTGGTTCATCGGGTTTACAGGTTTCGGCATTGTCCTTCGGTGCCTGGGTTACATTCGGCAACCAGATTCAAGTTAATGAAGCTTATGAGATTATGAAGGCTGCTTATGATTCCGGCGTCAATTTCTTCGACAACGCCGAAATATATGCCCGAGGCGAGGCCGAAACAATCATGGGCAAAGTATTCAAAAAGGCCGGATGGAAACGATCCGACCTGGTTGTCTCCACCAAAATTTTCTGGGGCGGCAATGGTGTCAATGATAAGGGCCTTTCAAGAAAACACATTATCGAGGGCACCGACGCCGCTCTGGCGAGACTGCAGATGGACTATGTCGATATGCTTTTCTGCCACCGGCCCGATATCCGCACGCCGATCGAGGAAACGGTCCGCGCCATGACGCATATCATCAATCAGGGCAAAGCCTTCTATTGGGGCACCTCCGAATGGAGCGCAAGGGAGATCCAACAGGCTTATGACATCGCCCGTCAGGAGCACCTGATTCCTCCCACCATGGAGCAGCCGCAGAATAATATGTTCGCCCGTGACAAAATCGAACAAGAATATGTCCTCCTCTATTCCGGGATCGGCCTCGGGACAACCATCTGGAGCCCGCTCGCCAGCGGTATTCTGACCGGTAAATACAATAGCGGTATGCCGGACAGCACCAGGTTCTCCCTGAAGGGATACGAATGGCTCAAAAACCGGCTCGAGAGCGATGAAGGCAAAGCCCAGATCGAAAAGGTCCGCAAAATGACAGCGATGGCCGGGGAGATCGGCTGCACCATGGCCCAGATGGCTCTCGCCTGGTGTTTGAAAAATCACAATGTCAGCACCGTCATAACCGGCGCGACCAAACCCGAGCAGGTCATCGAAAACATGAAAGCGCTTGACGCGGTCGAAAGACTGACCCCGGACGTCATGCAGAGCATTGAGCAAATTCTTGCCAATAAACCGGCTGGGGCCATAGATTTCCGAACCGCCTTTGACTGA
- a CDS encoding cytochrome-c peroxidase produces the protein MQVPITSVRAHSLGPEQIGNLPPVVEPPDNPQTVDKILLGKKLYFDTRLSADNTVSCATCHDPAMGWSDAGPTSKGINNQLGGRRAPPVSNSAYNLLQFWDGRSPSLEDQAKGPIANPIEMGNTHVAMIRTVNDIPGYVEEFKLVFGSTPITVDQVAQAIAAFERTVVTTDSPFDRYVRGDITALTPLEKKGLEIFNGKGHCTACHWGGNFSDSRFHNLGVAAADLSKKDEGRYKVTNNPADMGAFKTPTVRDAALRAPYMHDGSEKTLEDVVRLYDLGGGSDESNLDPLMVPLGLSESEIAALVAFMKRAMVSTNPEVSNVKPIPPSEFPK, from the coding sequence ATGCAGGTTCCAATTACTTCGGTTCGGGCTCATTCGCTGGGACCTGAGCAGATAGGTAATCTGCCGCCGGTGGTGGAACCACCGGATAACCCGCAAACGGTCGACAAAATCCTTCTCGGTAAAAAACTTTATTTCGATACCCGCCTCTCGGCCGACAATACGGTCAGTTGCGCGACCTGCCATGACCCGGCCATGGGATGGTCGGATGCCGGCCCGACCAGTAAAGGTATCAATAACCAGCTTGGCGGCCGAAGGGCGCCGCCGGTTTCGAATTCCGCCTATAACCTGCTTCAATTCTGGGATGGACGCTCACCCAGCCTTGAGGATCAGGCCAAAGGCCCGATTGCCAATCCGATCGAAATGGGTAATACCCATGTCGCCATGATACGGACGGTCAATGACATTCCCGGTTATGTCGAGGAATTCAAGCTGGTGTTTGGTTCCACGCCGATTACGGTCGATCAGGTGGCGCAGGCCATTGCCGCCTTCGAGAGGACGGTGGTAACTACCGACTCTCCGTTCGACAGATATGTCCGCGGCGATATTACCGCTCTGACCCCGCTCGAGAAAAAGGGTCTGGAGATTTTCAACGGCAAGGGACATTGCACCGCCTGCCATTGGGGCGGCAATTTCAGTGACAGTCGATTCCACAACTTGGGTGTTGCTGCTGCTGATCTATCCAAAAAGGATGAAGGCCGGTACAAAGTAACCAATAACCCGGCCGACATGGGCGCCTTTAAGACCCCGACGGTTCGGGATGCCGCACTCAGGGCGCCTTACATGCATGACGGGTCGGAAAAAACGCTTGAAGATGTCGTTCGGCTCTATGATCTTGGCGGCGGATCCGATGAATCGAATCTCGATCCGCTGATGGTGCCGCTCGGATTATCCGAAAGCGAAATAGCGGCTTTGGTTGCATTCATGAAACGGGCCATGGTAAGTACTAATCCTGAAGTATCCAACGTCAAACCGATTCCACCGTCGGAATTTCCGAAGTGA
- a CDS encoding cytosolic protein codes for MDCNKERNLASCNCSYEPCPRKGLCCDCIAYHLKMRQLPACCFPDDAERTYDRSFRHFVRLVNEGSV; via the coding sequence ATGGATTGTAACAAAGAGCGGAACCTGGCATCATGCAACTGCAGCTATGAGCCATGCCCGCGAAAAGGCCTGTGTTGCGATTGCATTGCATACCACCTCAAAATGCGCCAGCTTCCGGCCTGCTGTTTCCCGGATGATGCCGAAAGAACTTATGACCGATCCTTCCGCCATTTCGTCCGACTGGTTAATGAGGGTAGCGTTTGA
- a CDS encoding phosphofructokinase: protein MANINKIKGVIGILTGGGDVPGLNPAIRAVTIRAIREGYQVIGFRRGWAGPLSIVRDKGADNSQCYQVLTEEIVNRMGRTGGTFLHSSRTHPGKVTKDDVPEHLQNTYQDNINDLTPEVLKNLEFLGIEYMIPIGGDDTLSYGVRLFKEGVKVVAIPKTMDNDVPGTDYCIGFSTCVSRTIQMCNSLRTSAGSHERILVIEVFGRYAGFTAILPTMAGAANRCVIPEFKFSVEHLTGLLVDDRHKNPSKYSIVLVSEGAVFDEGEMVFQNTEKDAYGHMKLGGIGDLVSAKIKELSPKFNKGKRINTINQRLGYLVRGGDPDAIDSVVPMAYGNLALDLILDGIHGRLVVLKNGRYDNVPIEVVASTKKLVDVNRFYNTTRLRPIYQSFEMKPLFIMTSET, encoded by the coding sequence GTGGCAAATATCAATAAAATAAAAGGTGTCATAGGAATATTAACCGGCGGCGGAGATGTTCCGGGACTGAACCCGGCTATTCGGGCGGTTACGATCCGGGCGATTCGTGAAGGGTATCAGGTGATCGGATTTCGGCGCGGCTGGGCCGGGCCGCTCAGTATTGTCCGCGATAAAGGCGCCGACAACAGCCAATGTTATCAGGTTCTTACGGAAGAGATTGTCAACCGGATGGGTCGGACCGGCGGGACCTTTTTACACAGCTCGCGAACTCATCCGGGAAAAGTCACCAAAGACGATGTCCCCGAACATTTGCAAAACACCTATCAGGATAATATTAATGATCTGACTCCCGAGGTGTTGAAAAATCTCGAGTTTCTCGGCATTGAATACATGATTCCAATCGGTGGTGATGATACCCTCAGCTATGGCGTCCGCCTTTTCAAGGAGGGAGTCAAGGTCGTGGCGATTCCCAAGACCATGGACAATGATGTGCCGGGGACCGATTATTGTATCGGTTTTTCCACCTGTGTCAGCCGGACGATTCAAATGTGCAACAGTCTTCGGACATCGGCCGGTTCGCATGAGCGGATTCTGGTCATCGAGGTTTTCGGCCGCTATGCCGGGTTCACGGCGATACTTCCGACCATGGCCGGTGCGGCCAATCGGTGCGTTATCCCCGAATTTAAGTTCAGTGTGGAACACCTGACCGGACTTCTGGTGGATGACCGCCATAAAAACCCAAGCAAATATTCAATCGTCCTGGTTTCCGAAGGAGCAGTATTCGACGAGGGCGAAATGGTTTTTCAGAATACCGAAAAAGACGCTTATGGCCATATGAAACTCGGCGGTATCGGCGACCTGGTCTCGGCCAAAATAAAGGAATTGTCGCCCAAATTCAACAAAGGCAAGCGAATCAACACCATCAACCAGCGCCTCGGGTATCTGGTGCGCGGCGGCGATCCGGATGCCATCGATTCGGTTGTTCCCATGGCCTATGGCAACCTGGCGCTTGATTTGATTCTCGATGGGATTCATGGGCGATTGGTTGTACTTAAGAACGGACGGTACGACAATGTTCCGATCGAAGTCGTGGCTTCGACCAAGAAACTTGTCGATGTCAACCGCTTTTATAATACCACTCGGCTTCGCCCGATTTATCAGAGTTTTGAGATGAAACCGCTCTTCATCATGACCAGCGAAACATAA
- a CDS encoding methyltransferase type 11 — MSRKKPDRMSDISFTLMSFVFKVMDLFHSPVKKIDSFGISEGMTIVDYGCGPGRYIERASKLVGPNGKVYAADVQELAAEAIKKKMTQLGLTNVEPVVITGYSCPIESHTADMIYALDMFHMVKNPTELLKELHRIVKQDGFLIIDDGHQPRETTKSKILASGVWKITEEHKKHLKCLPV; from the coding sequence ATGTCTCGCAAAAAACCTGACCGAATGTCTGATATCTCTTTCACGCTAATGTCATTCGTCTTCAAGGTTATGGATCTCTTCCATTCGCCGGTCAAGAAAATCGACAGCTTCGGCATCAGCGAAGGCATGACCATTGTCGATTACGGCTGCGGCCCCGGAAGGTACATCGAGCGGGCGTCGAAACTGGTCGGCCCGAATGGTAAAGTGTATGCCGCCGATGTCCAGGAACTGGCCGCCGAAGCCATCAAAAAGAAAATGACGCAACTGGGATTGACCAATGTCGAACCGGTTGTTATCACCGGATATTCCTGCCCGATCGAGAGCCATACCGCCGACATGATTTATGCCCTCGACATGTTCCACATGGTCAAAAATCCTACTGAGCTTCTAAAAGAACTGCACCGCATTGTCAAACAGGATGGCTTCCTGATTATCGACGATGGCCATCAACCCCGCGAGACAACCAAAAGTAAGATCCTCGCCTCCGGCGTCTGGAAGATCACTGAAGAGCACAAAAAGCACCTCAAATGCCTCCCGGTTTGA
- a CDS encoding transcriptional regulator, with amino-acid sequence MKSRKLYNRISVLREERGISRKELADQIGVNFQTVGYLEREEYNPSLDLAFRISEYFALPIEMIFSTEPMKPLSQEILEQRKKTGG; translated from the coding sequence ATGAAAAGTAGAAAATTATATAACAGAATCTCCGTACTTCGCGAAGAACGGGGAATTTCGAGAAAGGAACTGGCCGACCAGATCGGTGTTAATTTCCAGACGGTCGGCTACCTGGAGCGGGAAGAATACAACCCCAGTCTCGATCTGGCCTTTCGGATCAGCGAATATTTCGCTCTGCCGATCGAGATGATTTTCTCCACCGAACCGATGAAACCGCTCTCGCAGGAAATTCTCGAGCAGAGAAAAAAGACGGGAGGATAA